A window of the Cucurbita pepo subsp. pepo cultivar mu-cu-16 chromosome LG01, ASM280686v2, whole genome shotgun sequence genome harbors these coding sequences:
- the LOC111791781 gene encoding cation/H(+) antiporter 18-like, which yields MEVNMTVAINCPSEMKATSNGVFQGDNPLDFALPLAILQICLVVILTRVLGLLFRPLRQPRVVAEIVGGILLGPSAVGRSHEFLHAVFPERSLTMLDTLANLGLLFFLFLVGLELDPKSLRHTGKAAMGIALAGITLPFLLGIGTSFVLRSTISQGVHAPPFLIFMGVALSITAFPVLARILAELKLLNTNVGRMAMSAAAVNDVAAWIFLALAIALSGTGRSPLVSLWVFLFGFAFVLFCFFTLPPIFRWMSSRCSDGEPISELYICATLSIVLAAGFFTDLIGIHALFGAFVVGVLVPKDGPLAGALVDKVEGLVSGLFLPLYFVSSGLKTNIATIKGAQSWGLLVLVVFTACLGKVLGTIAVALFCKMPVQESIALGFLMNTKGLVELIVLNIGKDRKVLNDQTFAILVLMAIITTFITTPIVMAVYKPAKRKSKSEYINRTIEREDPNSELRILACFHSVTNIPSVLNLIEASRGAEGKEWVGRRVCVYAMHLMELTERSSAIFMVHRARKNQLPFWNKGGKADSDQIVVAFEDFGQLSRVSIRPMTAISPLSSIHEDVCNSAERKRAAIIILPFHKHQRYDGCLETTRGDFQWVNQKVLEQPPCSVGILVDRGFGGGSHISASNVSSTITIFFFGGSDDREALAYGRRMAEHPGITLNVIRFLPSPDMVVESIVVDINKYDTNDVSASIDERVLSELKMKKTEEKSIKYEERVVSNSCDAIDVMREFGRCHLILVGRMPEGRVVESFHLKSVECPELGPIGSLFTSPELLTSASLLVIQQFRGPLSSFSTSAMVLPEEVKA from the exons ATGGAGGTGAATATGACGGTAGCCATAAACTGTCCGTCAGAGATGAAAGCAACATCAAATGGAGTATTTCAGGGCGATAATCCGCTTGATTTCGCTCTTCCTTTGGCGATTCTTCAGATATGTTTGGTAGTCATTCTCACTCGTGTTCTTGGTTTGCTTTTTCGACCACTCAGACAACCTCGTGTCGTTGCAGAGATCGTT GGCGGAATATTGCTGGGACCATCAGCGGTGGGTCGGAGCCATGAATTTCTACACGCAGTTTTCCCGGAGAGAAGCCTAACAATGTTGGACACGTTGGCCAATCTGGGTCTGCTCTTCTTCTTATTTCTAGTTGGGCTCGAGCTGGATCCCAAGTCCCTCCGCCATACCGGAAAGGCCGCCATGGGCATCGCCCTCGCCGGAATCACCCTCCCCTTCCTCCTCGGCATCGGCACCTCCTTTGTTCTCCGTTCCACCATCTCCCAAGGCGTCCATGCCCCTCCCTTCCTTATCTTCATGGGCGTAGCTCTCTCCATCACTGCCTTCCCTGTTCTGGCCCGTATTCTGGCCGAGCTCAAGCTTTTAAACACTAACGTCGGCCGTATGGCTATGTCCGCCGCCGCTGTCAACGATGTCGCCGCCTGGATCTTCCTCGCTCTCGCCATCGCCCTCTCCGGTACTGGCCGCTCCCCTCTCGTCTCCCTCTGGGTCTTCCTCTTTGGGTTTGCTTTTGTCCTGTTCTGCTTCTTCACTCTGCCGCCCATTTTCCGGTGGATGTCCAGTCGCTGCTCCGACGGCGAACCCATCAGCGAACTCTATATTTGCGCTACCTTATCCATCGTCCTCGCCGCTGGTTTCTTCACCGATTTAATCGGAATACACGCCCTCTTTGGCGCCTTCGTTGTCGGCGTTCTTGTACCAAAAGACGGCCCACTGGCCGGCGCTCTCGTCGACAAAGTCGAAGGTCTGGTCTCTGGTCTCTTCCTCCCTCTTTACTTCGTTTCTAGCGGATTGAAAACCAACATCGCCACCATCAAAGGCGCCCAATCGTGGGGTCTCCTCGTTCTCGTCGTTTTCACCGCTTGTTTGGGGAAAGTCCTGGGCACCATCGCCGTCGCACTCTTCTGCAAAATGCCAGTCCAAGAATCAATCGCTTTGGGATTCTTGATGAACACGAAAGGGCTCGTGGAATTAATCGTCCTCAACATCGGGAAAGACAGAAAAGTTCTGAACGATCAAACTTTTGCAATTCTCGTTCTAATGGCTATCATCACGACCTTCATCACAACCCCAATCGTGATGGCGGTTTACAAACCGGCAAAGAGAAAAAGCAAATCTGAATACATAAACAGAACAATTGAGCGTGAGGATCCCAATTCAGAGCTGCGGATTTTGGCTTGTTTTCACTCTGTTACCAACATTCCTTCGGTTTTAAACTTGATTGAGGCGTCTCGTGGGGCGGAAGGAAAAGAATGGGTTGGGCGCCGGGTTTGCGTTTATGCTATGCATTTGATGGAGCTGACGGAGAGGTCGTCGGCCATTTTTATGGTCCACCGAGCTCGGAAGAATCAGCTTCCGTTCTGGAATAAAGGGGGGAAGGCGGATTCCGATCAAATCGTGGTGGCTTTTGAGGATTTTGGGCAGCTTAGTCGGGTGTCTATACGTCCAATGACGGCCATATCTCCACTATCTAGCATTCATGAAGATGTCTGCAACAGCGCCGAGCGGAAACGAGCAGCCATTATCATCCTCCCATTCCACAAACACCAAAG GTATGATGGATGTTTGGAGACAACACGAGGCGATTTCCAATGGGTCAATCAAAAAGTTCTCGAACAACCACCTTGCTCTGTTGGGATCTTGGTCGACCGAGGATTTGGAGGTGGGTCTCACATCAGCGCTAGCAACGTCTCTTCCACCATAactatcttcttcttcggcGGCAGTGACGACCGTGAAGCACTAGCCTACGGTCGGAGAATGGCCGAACATCCCGGAATAACGCTAAATGTTATCCGCTTCCTTCCAAGCCCCGACATGGTGGTAGAATCCATTGTGGTTGACATTAACAAATACGACACAAATGATGTTTCAGCAAGCATAGATGAGAGGGTACTGTCGGagttgaagatgaaaaaaacagaggagaagTCGATTAAATATGAAGAGAGGGTTGTGAGCAATAGCTGCGACGCCATTGATGTAATGAGGGAGTTTGGTAGATGCCATTTGATATTGGTGGGTCGAATGCCAGAAGGGCGAGTCGTGGagagctttcatttgaagAGTGTGGAATGTCCTGAGTTGGGGCCAATTGGGAGCTTGTTCACATCGCCAGAGCTCCTCACATCAGCATCCCTGTTGGTGATTCAACAGTTTCGTGGTCccttgtcttctttttccaCATCTGCAATGGTTTTGCCTGAGGAGGTTAAGGCGTAA